The genomic window GGCAGCGCGACCATCACCGGTACGTCGCGACTGGCTCGCGCCTGAGTTTTCAGCCGGGCACGTTGGCCGCCATGTTCGTCATCACGATCTCGGACACCGAGGGCGGAAAGCCGCAGTAGGTGACTTCCAGCAAGGCCACGGAGCGCACCCGGTAGTCCCGGCCGCACTCTCCAGGCCGAAACCGCAGCGAATCACCCTCGGCCTTCATCTTGTCGACGTACAGCCAGCCGTTCGACGTCGACGCGCAATCACCCACGGTGGCGACCAACGCGTCGAAGGCGCGTCGCGCAGCGCCGGGGTCCCGATAGCTCGCGGCGCCTTCGGAGATGATTCCGCCTTCGGGCGGATTCTGGAACGTCGTCTTGTGAAACGCCGCCACGTCGGGACCGAAGGTCGCGGTCTCGGCATAGACGAATCGGCATTCGCGCGGTGTGGTGGCAGCCAGGTCCTCGATGTCGACCGGGTAGGCGCCGTCCATCGACGGGATGATTGTCAGGTGGTCTCCGGCGCCGGTGATCGCGCGCATCCGGGACTGGTCCAGTAAGAGCATGGACGCATCGAGCACTCCGAGGGGAACGGCGCCGAACATCGGCAGCGCTTCACCGCTGACCACCCGCGTGCAGGCCGCTGTGCAGACCATCGCCCAACACACCAGCAGCGGCCATGTTCGTTTCGCCATCTGCCACCCTTCTGGGCATCGAAACTACCCTGGTCGTATTGCGGTAAACACCCCTACCAAGTGGCGGGCGACGTCATGTCGAATACGGTTGTCGGGTGAGTGATTTCGCAGCGCCGTTCGCAACCGGCACCGGCATCGGATCGTGGCCCGGCACCGCCGCGCGGCGAGCTGCCGAGGTAGTGGTCGGTGAGTTGGCCGGCGCTATGGCGCATCTGGTCGAGTTGCCGGCCAGGGGAGTGGGCGCCGACCTGCTGGGGCGCGCGGGTGCCCTGTTGGTCGACGTCGCCATCGACACGGTGCCGCGCGGCTACCGCATCGCCGCCCGACCTGGCGCGGTGACCCGCAGGGCGGTCAGCCTCCTGGACGAGGACATGGACGCCTTCGAAGAGGCATGGGAGATCGCCGGATTGCGGGGCAGCGGGCGGGTGGTGAAGGTGCAAGCGCCCGGACCGATCACGTTGGCAGCCGAGGTCGAGTTGGCCAACGGCCACCGGGCGATCACCGACCCGGGTGCGGTGCGGGACCTGGCCGAGTCGCTGGCCGAGGGTGTCGGCGCCCATCGCGCGACGCTGTCGCGTCGACTCGACACACCGGTAGTCGTGCAGTTCGACGAGCCCTCGCTGCCGGCCGCGCTGGGCGGGCGGTTGACCGGAGTGACCGCGTTGAGCCCGGTCGCCGCGCTGGACCCAGCGGTGGCGGGCGGGTTGCTCGACACCTGCGTCCGCGGTGCGGGCACCGATGTGGTGCTACACAGCTGTGCCCCCGAGTTGCCGTGGAAGGTGTTGCAGGACAGCAGTATTGGAGCGGTTTCGGTGGATGCCGGCACGCTGCGCGCGGCGGATCTGGACAGCGTCGCCGAGTTCGTCGAGTCGGGTCGCACCGTCATGCTGGGCGCGGTCCCGGCGAGCGCGCCCGAGCGGAATCCGTCCGTGGAGGAGGTGGCCGCGGCGGTGGTCGCTGTGACCGACCGCCTCGGCTTCGGCCGCTCGGCGTTGCGGTCGCGCGTCGGCGTCACGCCCGCATGTGGTCTGGCGGGGGCGACGCAGCAGTGGGCCCGTACCGCGATCGGGCTCGCCGCCCGGGCCGCCGAAGCGTTCGCAGAGGACCCCGACGCCATATAAGGCAACCATTTGGTTGCGTATATACCGGAGTCGTGTTGTACTGATAGGCAACCAGGAGGTTGCCCATGAGTTCGGATCGCATCGAAAAGCGCGTCGTGCTGCGCGCTCCCTTGGACCGGGTATGGCGCGCGGTCAGCGACGCCGAAGAGTTCGGTCGCTGGTTCGGGGTCCGCTTCGACGGCCCGTTCGTCGAGGGCGGCTTCGTCACCGCGGTCATCACCCCGACCGCCGTCGACGACGAGGTCGCCAAGCGGCAGGAACCGCACACCGGGGTCAAGAGCACCTGGGAGATCGTCGCGCTGGAACCCCAGCGCAGGTTCGCCTACCGCTGGCATCCCTTCGCCGTCGCCCCTGAGGTGGACTACGACCAGGAACCGACCACGCTGGTCGAGTTCACGCTGGCCGAGGTCCCCGACGGGGTGTTGCTCACCATTGTGGAATCGGGCTTCGAC from Mycobacterium kubicae includes these protein-coding regions:
- a CDS encoding methionine synthase; translated protein: MSDFAAPFATGTGIGSWPGTAARRAAEVVVGELAGAMAHLVELPARGVGADLLGRAGALLVDVAIDTVPRGYRIAARPGAVTRRAVSLLDEDMDAFEEAWEIAGLRGSGRVVKVQAPGPITLAAEVELANGHRAITDPGAVRDLAESLAEGVGAHRATLSRRLDTPVVVQFDEPSLPAALGGRLTGVTALSPVAALDPAVAGGLLDTCVRGAGTDVVLHSCAPELPWKVLQDSSIGAVSVDAGTLRAADLDSVAEFVESGRTVMLGAVPASAPERNPSVEEVAAAVVAVTDRLGFGRSALRSRVGVTPACGLAGATQQWARTAIGLAARAAEAFAEDPDAI
- a CDS encoding SRPBCC family protein: MSSDRIEKRVVLRAPLDRVWRAVSDAEEFGRWFGVRFDGPFVEGGFVTAVITPTAVDDEVAKRQEPHTGVKSTWEIVALEPQRRFAYRWHPFAVAPEVDYDQEPTTLVEFTLAEVPDGVLLTIVESGFDAIPEARRRSSFEANSEGWAIQTHLVRQYVES
- a CDS encoding sensor domain-containing protein, with amino-acid sequence MAKRTWPLLVCWAMVCTAACTRVVSGEALPMFGAVPLGVLDASMLLLDQSRMRAITGAGDHLTIIPSMDGAYPVDIEDLAATTPRECRFVYAETATFGPDVAAFHKTTFQNPPEGGIISEGAASYRDPGAARRAFDALVATVGDCASTSNGWLYVDKMKAEGDSLRFRPGECGRDYRVRSVALLEVTYCGFPPSVSEIVMTNMAANVPG